A part of Jiangella alba genomic DNA contains:
- the trpS gene encoding tryptophan--tRNA ligase, whose amino-acid sequence MTLTLDTPLLADPAGVAADPSRYRVLTGDRPTGPLHLGHYFGTLLNRVRLQRQGVETFLVVADYQVITDRLSPGEIAANVREVVLDNLAAGIDPDDTTVFAHSAVPALNQLLLPFLSLTTVAELQRNPTVKDEAAASGLASISGLLLTYPVHQAADILFCHGNLVPVGDDQLPHVEQTRQIARRFNERYAGGRAVFREPQALLSPAPRLLGVDGKKMSKSRGNTIALKASADETARLIRRSVTDGRRDITYDPAERPGVSSLVEIAALCLGVAPDEVAAQVGGGGSALLKALVIDVVNEELRPVRERRTAFAADPGLVGSLLAAGAERATAMAEATLADVQEALGMTAY is encoded by the coding sequence ATGACCCTCACCCTCGACACACCGCTGCTGGCCGACCCGGCCGGCGTCGCGGCGGACCCGTCGCGCTACCGCGTCCTCACCGGCGACCGGCCGACCGGGCCGCTGCACCTCGGCCACTACTTCGGGACGCTGCTCAACCGCGTCCGCCTGCAGCGCCAGGGCGTCGAGACCTTCCTCGTCGTCGCCGACTACCAGGTGATCACCGACCGGCTGTCGCCCGGCGAGATCGCCGCGAACGTGCGCGAGGTCGTCCTGGACAACCTCGCGGCCGGCATCGACCCTGACGACACGACGGTGTTCGCGCACAGCGCGGTGCCGGCGCTGAACCAGCTGCTGCTGCCGTTCCTCTCGCTGACGACGGTGGCCGAGCTGCAGCGCAACCCGACCGTCAAGGACGAGGCGGCCGCGTCCGGGCTGGCGTCGATCAGCGGGCTGCTGCTGACGTACCCCGTCCACCAGGCCGCGGACATCCTGTTCTGCCACGGCAACCTGGTGCCGGTCGGCGACGACCAGCTGCCGCATGTCGAGCAGACCCGGCAGATCGCGCGGCGGTTCAACGAACGCTATGCCGGCGGGCGTGCCGTCTTCCGGGAACCGCAGGCGTTGCTGTCGCCGGCGCCACGGCTGCTCGGCGTCGACGGGAAGAAGATGAGCAAGAGCCGCGGCAACACCATCGCGCTGAAGGCGTCGGCCGACGAGACGGCGCGGCTGATCCGGCGCTCGGTCACCGACGGCCGCCGCGACATCACCTACGACCCCGCCGAGCGGCCGGGCGTGTCGTCACTGGTCGAGATCGCCGCGCTGTGCCTCGGCGTCGCGCCGGACGAGGTGGCGGCGCAGGTCGGCGGTGGCGGCTCGGCGCTGCTGAAGGCGCTGGTCATCGACGTCGTGAACGAGGAGTTGCGGCCGGTGCGGGAGCGTCGCACGGCGTTCGCGGCCGATCCCGGACTGGTCGGGTCGCTGCTCGCGGCGGGCGCCGAACGGGCGACGGCGATGGCCGAGGCGACGCTGGCGGACGTGCAGGAAGCGCTCGGGATGACGGCCTATTGA
- a CDS encoding pirin family protein, whose product MSNLDARPAETRCHAAGQEGPASRVLEPREVPLGGIRAMRVSRTLPHRQLPTVGAWCFLDQFGPQHTDMVVLPHPHTGLQTVTWPLRGEIHHRDSVGSDVVVRPGQLNLMTSGPGIAHSEISLGEAPLLHGLQLWVALPETATAAPGFEQHTDLPVYDGDGVRATVVAGELGGTTSPATTYSPLLGAELDVHKTATLPLRADFEHAVLVLTGRATVAGTGLEPGPLLYLGTGRTELTIHAHDDDTTLFLLGGEPFPDDLVMWWNFVGRSHEDIVAARDEWERPGQHRFGTVAGHGTDRIPAPPLPPLRLTPRRRRPPAG is encoded by the coding sequence GTGAGCAACCTGGATGCGCGTCCCGCCGAGACGCGGTGTCATGCGGCGGGGCAGGAGGGCCCGGCGAGCCGGGTGCTGGAGCCGCGCGAGGTGCCGTTGGGCGGCATCCGGGCGATGCGGGTCAGCCGCACGTTGCCGCACCGTCAGCTCCCCACCGTCGGGGCGTGGTGCTTCCTGGACCAGTTCGGGCCGCAGCACACCGACATGGTCGTGCTGCCGCATCCGCACACCGGCCTGCAGACGGTCACCTGGCCGTTGCGGGGCGAGATCCACCACCGCGACAGCGTGGGCAGCGACGTCGTGGTGCGGCCGGGGCAGTTGAACCTGATGACGAGCGGGCCGGGCATCGCGCACTCGGAGATCTCACTGGGCGAGGCGCCGCTGCTGCACGGCCTGCAGCTGTGGGTGGCGCTGCCGGAAACAGCAACGGCGGCGCCGGGGTTCGAGCAGCACACCGACCTCCCCGTGTACGACGGCGACGGCGTGCGGGCCACGGTGGTGGCGGGGGAGCTGGGCGGGACGACGTCGCCGGCGACGACGTACAGCCCGCTGCTCGGCGCCGAGTTGGACGTGCACAAGACCGCCACGCTGCCACTGCGCGCCGACTTCGAGCACGCCGTCCTGGTGCTGACGGGGCGGGCGACGGTCGCGGGGACGGGGCTGGAGCCGGGACCGCTGCTGTACCTCGGCACCGGACGCACCGAGCTGACGATCCACGCGCACGACGACGACACGACGCTGTTCCTGCTGGGCGGCGAGCCGTTCCCCGACGACCTCGTCATGTGGTGGAACTTCGTCGGCCGCAGCCACGAGGACATCGTCGCGGCGCGCGACGAGTGGGAGCGGCCCGGCCAGCACCGTTTCGGCACGGTCGCCGGCCACGGCACCGACCGTATCCCCGCCCCACCCCTCCCGCCACTGCGCCTCACCCCGCGCCGCCGCCGTCCACCAGCGGGCTGA
- a CDS encoding VOC family protein: MLAPVALEWEQIIVDSADPIALGRWWAEALGWVVVDESEEIIEIRPEPDQLPGLLFVPVPEGKTSKNRLHPDFRPDDQEAEVARLLSLGARRADTVQDEQHWVTLLDPEGNEFCVLGERKS, translated from the coding sequence ATGCTCGCGCCCGTGGCACTGGAATGGGAACAGATCATCGTCGACTCCGCCGACCCCATCGCCCTCGGGCGCTGGTGGGCCGAGGCTCTCGGCTGGGTGGTGGTCGACGAGTCCGAGGAGATCATCGAGATCCGGCCCGAGCCGGACCAGCTGCCGGGCCTGCTCTTCGTGCCTGTCCCCGAGGGCAAGACCTCGAAGAACCGGCTCCACCCCGACTTCCGCCCGGACGACCAGGAGGCCGAGGTCGCCCGGCTGCTCTCCCTCGGTGCCCGGCGTGCCGACACCGTGCAGGACGAGCAGCACTGGGTGACCCTCCTCGACCCGGAGGGCAACGAATTCTGTGTCCTGGGTGAGCGGAAGAGCTGA
- a CDS encoding family 78 glycoside hydrolase catalytic domain, whose product MTDRTAPDDLPRIERVVAEYGEPELGIGVAAPRLSWSRSGGAEQTAYEVRLRPASGDVSTVRVAGGGQVFQPWPFPELRSRERVEVEVRAEAGGAWSHWSEPLVVEAGLLRPQDVTARFISPRHVGGLDDGAVALVRHLDLAGPVASARLYITAHGVYDAWIGGRRVGDHQLAPGWTAYASRLRYQTFDVTPHLRDGGPTQLAVGLGNGWYRGQLTWNLRRDHYGDRLALLAQLEITYADGRQETVVTDDAWRAGATGVLADDLYDGQRTDLRLPLVPSVAASGPVDVLEPDAARLVAPLGPPVREVATVPARAVSTSPSGAQLLDFGQNVVGWVRLRVTGSPGQEVTVRHAEVLEDGELGVRPLRAAKATDTYVLSGGPELLEPRYTFHGFRYAEVSGVSVEASDAEAVVVSSDLRRTGWFECSEPDLERLHENVVWGMRGNFVDVPTDCPQRDERLGWTGDIQVFAPTAAFLFDVGGFLGSWLRDLAAEQRPDGGVPFVVPDVVYEHIGGPRPGDPPHSPPAGWADAAVHVPWTLYQRYGDTGVLERQYDSMRAWVEKARSLAGDSLLWDTGFQFGDWLDPDAPPDDAAAAKADPAVVATAYLARSAHLLALTASVLGRDDDAARYESLAADVVRAFGKAYVAADGTVRSDCQTVYALAIAWDLLETPEQRAGAGRRLAALVQAADFHVSTGFLGTPLVLDALCRAGRADLAHAMVLTRTAPSWLYAVTMGATTIWERWDSMLPDGSINPGEMTSFNHYAYGAVADWLHRCVAGLAPAAPGYREVAVRPLVTGQLTHASARHLSPYGPVAVSWRLDDDRFELSVEVPPGVTAHLDLPLADPYPDAVGPGSHRFTGRWRRP is encoded by the coding sequence CCGGAGCTGCGCTCGCGCGAGCGCGTCGAGGTCGAGGTGCGGGCCGAGGCCGGCGGCGCGTGGAGCCACTGGAGCGAGCCGCTCGTCGTCGAGGCCGGGCTGCTGCGGCCCCAGGACGTCACCGCCCGGTTCATCAGCCCGCGCCACGTCGGCGGCCTCGACGACGGCGCCGTCGCGCTGGTCCGCCACCTCGACCTCGCCGGGCCGGTGGCGTCCGCGCGGCTGTACATCACCGCGCACGGCGTGTACGACGCGTGGATCGGCGGCCGCCGGGTCGGCGACCATCAGCTCGCGCCCGGGTGGACGGCGTACGCGTCGCGGCTGCGCTACCAGACCTTCGACGTGACGCCGCACCTGCGGGACGGCGGGCCGACTCAGCTCGCCGTCGGCCTGGGCAACGGGTGGTACCGCGGCCAGCTGACGTGGAACCTGCGCCGCGACCACTACGGCGACCGGCTGGCGCTGCTGGCCCAGCTGGAGATCACCTACGCCGACGGCCGCCAGGAGACGGTGGTCACCGACGATGCGTGGCGGGCCGGCGCCACCGGCGTCCTCGCCGACGACCTCTACGACGGTCAGCGCACCGACCTGCGGCTGCCGCTCGTCCCGTCCGTCGCGGCGTCCGGGCCGGTCGACGTCCTGGAGCCCGACGCCGCGCGGCTGGTCGCGCCGCTCGGGCCGCCGGTGCGCGAGGTGGCGACGGTGCCGGCCCGGGCCGTGTCCACGTCGCCGTCCGGCGCCCAGTTGCTCGACTTCGGGCAGAACGTCGTCGGCTGGGTGCGACTGCGGGTCACCGGCTCGCCGGGTCAGGAGGTGACCGTCCGGCACGCCGAGGTGCTCGAGGACGGCGAGCTCGGCGTGCGCCCGCTACGCGCGGCCAAGGCCACCGACACCTACGTCCTGTCCGGCGGCCCGGAGCTGCTGGAGCCGCGGTACACCTTCCACGGCTTCCGGTACGCCGAGGTCAGCGGCGTGTCCGTCGAGGCGTCCGACGCCGAGGCCGTCGTCGTCAGCTCCGACCTGCGCCGCACCGGCTGGTTCGAGTGCTCCGAGCCCGACCTCGAGCGGCTGCACGAGAACGTCGTCTGGGGTATGCGCGGCAACTTCGTCGACGTTCCGACCGACTGCCCGCAGCGCGACGAGCGGCTCGGCTGGACCGGCGACATCCAGGTGTTCGCCCCGACCGCCGCCTTCCTCTTCGACGTCGGCGGGTTCCTCGGCTCGTGGCTGCGCGACCTCGCCGCCGAGCAGCGTCCCGACGGCGGCGTCCCGTTCGTCGTCCCCGACGTCGTGTACGAGCACATCGGCGGCCCGCGTCCCGGCGATCCGCCGCACTCGCCGCCCGCCGGCTGGGCCGACGCCGCCGTCCACGTGCCGTGGACGCTGTACCAGCGCTACGGCGACACCGGCGTGCTGGAGCGGCAGTACGACTCCATGCGGGCGTGGGTCGAGAAGGCGCGGTCGCTGGCCGGCGACTCCCTGCTCTGGGACACCGGCTTCCAGTTCGGCGACTGGCTCGACCCCGACGCCCCGCCCGACGACGCCGCCGCGGCCAAGGCCGACCCCGCCGTCGTCGCGACGGCGTACCTGGCCCGCAGCGCGCACCTGCTGGCGCTGACCGCGTCCGTCCTGGGACGCGACGACGACGCCGCGCGGTACGAGAGCCTCGCCGCCGACGTCGTCCGCGCCTTCGGCAAGGCCTACGTCGCGGCCGACGGCACCGTGCGCAGCGACTGCCAGACCGTCTACGCGCTGGCCATCGCGTGGGATCTGCTCGAGACGCCCGAGCAGCGGGCCGGCGCGGGGCGTCGTCTCGCCGCGCTCGTCCAGGCGGCCGACTTCCACGTCAGCACCGGCTTCCTCGGCACGCCGCTGGTGCTCGACGCGCTCTGCCGGGCCGGCCGTGCCGACCTCGCACATGCGATGGTGCTCACCCGCACCGCGCCGTCCTGGCTGTACGCCGTCACGATGGGGGCCACGACGATCTGGGAGCGGTGGGACTCCATGCTGCCGGACGGCTCGATCAACCCCGGCGAGATGACGTCGTTCAACCACTACGCCTACGGCGCGGTCGCCGACTGGCTGCACCGCTGCGTGGCCGGGCTCGCGCCGGCGGCGCCCGGCTACCGCGAGGTCGCGGTGCGCCCGCTCGTCACCGGGCAGCTCACCCACGCGTCGGCCCGGCACCTCAGCCCGTACGGCCCCGTCGCCGTGTCATGGCGCCTCGACGACGACCGGTTCGAGCTGTCCGTCGAGGTCCCGCCCGGCGTGACGGCGCACCTCGACCTGCCGCTCGCCGACCCGTACCCCGACGCCGTCGGGCCGGGCTCGCACCGCTTCACCGGCAGGTGGCGCCGGCCCTGA
- a CDS encoding DUF4328 domain-containing protein encodes MSVDDERGAAWNVSGSGTRPPGPVQDLSMPKTVLTVLFALTAVVTAASAGAYANRASVVSDAAGTSPEADPLASMVAVDADRLTRADDLVGLGLWGYTVAALALAVFFIIWQYRHAQNARLLGSRSALGPGWAIGGWFIPLANLVLPVRQLWTASRSSNPGGRGAGIVVAWWAAFVAAILIDRTAAQLGVDGPRDDLTVGDLANADWLAAGGEVVFTAAAVLGLIMVRRLTDAQGAALAGRPRDAVPPGPPVPPPPPAA; translated from the coding sequence ATGAGCGTCGACGACGAGCGGGGCGCGGCTTGGAACGTTTCCGGGAGCGGCACCCGGCCACCCGGACCGGTGCAGGACCTCAGCATGCCGAAAACGGTGCTGACGGTGCTCTTCGCGCTGACTGCCGTGGTCACCGCGGCCAGCGCGGGCGCCTACGCCAACCGCGCCTCGGTGGTGTCCGACGCGGCCGGCACGTCGCCGGAAGCCGATCCGCTGGCGAGCATGGTCGCGGTCGACGCCGACCGGTTGACGCGGGCCGACGATCTGGTCGGGCTCGGGCTGTGGGGCTACACCGTCGCCGCCCTGGCACTGGCCGTCTTCTTCATCATCTGGCAGTACCGGCACGCGCAGAACGCCCGGCTGCTCGGCTCGCGCAGCGCGCTCGGCCCGGGGTGGGCCATCGGCGGCTGGTTCATCCCGCTGGCCAACCTCGTACTCCCGGTGCGCCAGCTCTGGACCGCCAGCCGCTCGTCGAACCCCGGCGGGCGCGGCGCGGGCATCGTCGTGGCGTGGTGGGCGGCGTTCGTGGCGGCCATCCTGATCGACCGCACCGCCGCTCAGCTCGGCGTCGACGGCCCGAGGGACGACCTCACCGTGGGCGACCTCGCGAACGCGGACTGGCTGGCGGCCGGGGGCGAGGTCGTCTTCACGGCCGCCGCCGTCCTCGGGCTGATCATGGTGCGCCGGCTCACCGACGCCCAGGGCGCGGCGCTCGCGGGCCGGCCCCGCGACGCCGTGCCGCCGGGTCCGCCGGTACCGCCGCCCCCGCCAGCCGCCTGA
- a CDS encoding RNA polymerase sigma factor produces the protein MYTDLAPVVGGYARLQGSDEPEDLTSEVFLGVFAGLSSFTGSEQQFRSWVFTIAYRRVTDERRRRSRRPVIVDDGPEIDEQVGGDAEEDALVRLGRRRVHELCAGLSDDQREVVLLRILGDLSVDEVAGIVGKSAGAVKALQRRGLSALRRQLDRRGVSA, from the coding sequence CTGTACACCGACCTCGCGCCCGTCGTCGGCGGTTACGCGCGGCTGCAGGGATCGGACGAGCCCGAGGATCTCACCAGCGAGGTGTTCCTGGGCGTCTTCGCCGGCCTGTCGTCGTTCACCGGATCCGAGCAGCAGTTCCGGTCCTGGGTCTTCACCATCGCCTACCGGCGGGTGACCGACGAGCGGCGCCGGCGGTCCCGGCGCCCGGTGATCGTGGACGACGGCCCGGAGATCGACGAGCAGGTGGGCGGCGACGCGGAGGAGGACGCCCTCGTGCGGCTGGGCCGGCGGCGCGTGCACGAGCTGTGCGCGGGCCTGTCGGACGACCAGCGCGAGGTGGTGCTGCTGCGGATCCTCGGCGACCTGAGCGTCGACGAGGTCGCCGGCATCGTCGGCAAGTCCGCGGGAGCGGTCAAGGCGCTGCAGCGCCGGGGACTGAGTGCGTTGCGGCGGCAACTCGACCGGAGGGGCGTATCCGCATGA